The sequence GCGGGCCCGGTCATCGCGCCCGCTTTTCTGGGGTTGGTGCCCGTTGCGCTGGCCATCAGCGGGAATATCCACGGCGGAATCTCCTGGCGGCGGCTGCTGGTGCCGTTTGCGCTGGCCGCACTGGGGCTGCTGCTGGTCAATGGCCAGGGCATCGCCCAGTCCGAGGGGGCGCCACCACTGCACCTGGTGTTCGGCATAAGCGCGTCCCTCGCCGCCGTGGCGCTGTGGATCTGGTTCGGGCTGGCCAATCAGAGAGCCCTGAAGAAACGGGCGGGCATGAATGCCTGGGTCTGGACGGCCATGATGATGATCGGCGGCGGCTTCCAGACGCTCGTGCTCATCCCCGTCGGTGCTGGCCTGGAGTTGTTCAATGCCCCGATGCTCGGTTACGGAGTCGGTGCGCTCGGCCATCTGTACCTACCCGCGTTCCTGCTGGCGGCGGTTGCGTCGATTGGCGGCGCCTGGGCCTGGACCATCGCGTCCCAACGCCTTCCGATCACGCTGGCGAGTCAGTTGATATCCATGGAGGTGGTCTTCGCCACCTGCCTGGGCCTGCTGTTCCACCTGCGGTGGCCCACACCGCTTGAAGCCCTGGGGATCGCGCTCATCGTCGTGGGGGTGGTCAAAGCCATCGGCGCCTTCCACGGCAACCAGGGTCGTGCCGGGGGCGATGGGGTCGGCGTGAAGCCGCCCACACAGAAGCGCCGCCAGGCTGTAGCCGGATGTGATCCGGCGTGATCCCGCGAGTTCGACGCGAGGGTTTATCGCGAGCAGAGCTCGCTCCTACGGCGGTGTGTCGCACGGGCTAGGGGCCGCATGGGTTTCGCTGCGCTCTACCCATCCTACAAATCGCCATGTCGTGGGCTGGGTAGCCCGTAGGATGGGTTGAGGTACGAAACCCATCAGGCGGGGGCACCCGCCCTCTCCAGGAAATGCCCCCCCATTTATTGCGCCAATAAGGGCCACCAGGATGCTGACGGGATCAGTCCATGGGTCTACGTTATCTAGACCAGTCTATATAGAAACGGAGATCAGCTTCCATGAAAACCACGTCTCAGTCCATGCATCAGTTGCTGGAACAGGTCATCGCCGCTACTCCCTTCGCTCGGCTGATGGGCGCCAGGATTCGGGACATCGGCAATGGCATCGCCGAACTGGAAGTCGACGTGAAACCCGAACTGATGCATCAGCACCACGGCTTCGTGCACGGTGCCGTCATCGGCTTCATGGCCGACAGCGCCTGTGCCTGGGCGGCGGCATCGGTGGCCGGCGACGTGGTCACGGCGGAATACAAGCTGAACCTGCTGGCACCGGCCAAGGGCGAGCGCCTCTGGGCGCGGGGACGGGTGCTGAAGGGTGGTGGCCGGACGCTGGTGGTACAGGCCGAGGTGTTCGCCGTGGAGCACGGCCAGGAGAAACAGGTGGCGGTGGCCCTGGCGAGCATCGCCAAGGTAGGCCAGGCATGAGCGTGCCCGAGGGATTCCAGCCGTTGCTGCGCAGCAGCCCGCTGCTCGACCTGCTCGGCCCCTTCTACTCGCGACGCGATGAGCAGCAGCGGCTGGTGGTGGCGGTTCGGGTGGAGGGCAAGCATTGCAACCATGGCGGTACCGCCCATGGCGGGCTGCTGGGCACCCTGGCCGATGTCGGTCTCGGCTATGCCATGGCCTTCTCCCGCGAGCCACCCCAGCCGATGGTCACGGTGGGCCTGCGTCTGGACTTCTGCGCCGCCGCCCGCGTCGGCGACTGGCTCGAAGTGCACACCGAGATCGACAAGGTCGGGCAGCGCATGGCCTTCGCTTCAGCGCGGATCCGCGTGGGAGAGCGGCTGGTGGCCAGCGCCAGCGGTGTGTTTCATCTTCCCTGAGGCTCGGGCATGCTTGCCCGCTGCCGCCGTTACCTGGAGAGTCAGGCTTGCCGAAGAAATCCAACACCGCCGAGCGTATCGTCCGTGCCACCGCCGCGCTGCTGGCCAGCCGGGGCTATGCCGGAACCGGCCTGAACGACATCATCGCCCGCGCCAAGGCCCCGAAAGGTTCGCTGTACCACTACTTCCCCGCCGGCAAGCCGCAGATCGCCAGTGCGGCGATTCACTTCGTCGGCCGCGAGGTGGGCGACTTCCTCGACCAGGCCGGTGGGCAGGCGCCCCATGGGCGGAATGTGCTGCGGCGTTTCACGGCGACCCTGCGCGGCTGGCTGGAGGACTCGCAGTTCGCCGAGGCCTGCCCGGTGTTCTCCACCACCCTCAGCATCGATGCCGAACTGGCACCGGTGCATGCCGAGTGCCGCCAGGTCCTGCAGGCCTGGCATGCCAGCATCGAACGCGCGCTGCTGGCCGATGGCCTGGAAGCGGCGCCCGCCGCCGCGCGCGCGTGGCTGGTCCTCGCCGCACTGGAGGGCGCCGTCGCCATCGCCCGTGCCGAACAGTCACTCCGAGCCCTGTCCGCGATAGAAACCGAACTGCAGGCGTTGCTGCCGGCGTAGCTGACGCTAGAGGTCGTAGCGCAGAACCAGCGCTAGGGTCCGAGGCGCGCCGACGTCGACGATGTCGCCCTCCCGGTTGTTGGTGACGTACTCCTTGATGGTGCTACTGGCGGCGTTGAACACCTGGAAGAAGTTGCCGGAGCTGTCGAGCATGCTCACTTGCTGGTCTTTCCAGTTGGTGTAGTACAGGTTGGCGCGGGCGCGCAGGCTGTCGTCCAGCCAGGAGCCACGGTAGGACAGTTCGTAGTTGGTGGTGTATTCCGGGTCGTAGTCGGCGTGCCCGCCACCGGCGCGGACGTTCACACCGCCACCGCGATAGCCCTTCTGCACCATGAAGCCCACGTATTGATCCGCCGCGAACTGGTAGTCGACGCCGACCTTGGGCAGTAGCGCGTTGAAGGTTTTCGAGACCTTGCCGGGGCTGGAGAAATCATCCTGCTCGACGTCGGTATCGTTCTCTTCGTTGTCGTAGCGCAGGCCGGTGATCAGCGTCCACTCGGGCGCGAAGGTCCAGTTCAGTTCACCGAACACGGCCTTGTTCTGGATCTCGGTATCGCCTTTGACGGTACCGAGCAATGCCCCCGAATCGTTCAGCCTGTCGTGATAGTCGTTGGTGGTACGGCCGTAGTACGCCCCCACGAAATCTCGCAGCGCGTCCCCCTGATAGGCCAATAGCTTGTATAGCGGCGTGCTGTCGCTTTAAGAAAGCTGCTTCACCCTCTTCCACTTGCCCATCTCCTCCTTCAAGCAAGGGCACATCCATGGATAGAGAAACCGTGATCCTGCTGGAGGAAATGTTGGAACGCGCCGCCGCCAGCGTCCATGCGGGCCGCACTGCGAGAGAAAGCATCACGATGACGAACCCTACCCGTGAGCGAATTCGGCTTGCGGGAGAGGCGCTTCTGGAGCGGGCAGCAGACCGGTACCCGGAACTGGGTGCTTATGTCTCATCCAGCACGGAAGGCGTCATCACCCTCGTGCTGAGGGCTCGTCAGAAGCATTGACCACCGACTTGCGACATCACGCCTGCATCGATCCCCTTTTCCGGATAGGGACACATAGCCACTGCGGGCACCCTTTCCATTAAAAAAGCATTCCCGTGCTCGTGTCTGCAGTGGCTTGTTCGATTTTCGAGGCCGTCCGGCATTTAGTCTCCTCCACCCGAACCGATTGCTCGCAGCCGCGACGGCCTCTTTTCCTGGTTAGTTATTCAAGGCAAACGTGGCGTCAGCCGATTCTCTTGCGGCACCGGGAAGGGGAAGCCAAGTACGGGGAACTTGCCGCGTACACGGTTTTGCGCCTGGCACTTGTGCGTGCAGTTCGTCGAAGGAGGCGCAACTTCCACGGAGTCTTCACCCAGCACACCGCCCATGCGCCCACCACTGGCAACCCGCCAGACCGACACTCCTCCAAGTTGGCTGATACGGGTAGCAACCTGAGTACTGTCCCGGCCCACGAACTTGGGCGACAGGTCATTGGCGAAGTTGACGCGTGGCGTCACCGGTACCGGCGCACAACTGGGGTTGAAGTTCGGTGGAGTGCACAGGGGGAGATTCACGTTCCTGAAGTTGGGGTTATCGAAATAGAAAACACCGTCCGCCAATACGTGGGTCAGATCGGTGGTGCCACCGTCTGCACGCGACGGCTCCATTTGGAAGACGCCACCCTGGGCACAGTCTTTCGCCTGGATTTTCATGCTGACACCGGGGCCATTTCTTGCCAGCAGGACATCGGAGCCGTCCAGCTCAAGCGTCAGGTTCCCGTTCAGTGTCGCCCCTTGGAGATTTGGTGTTTTGCTCGCGAAGATCGTGGTTGGCACACCACCGGTCATGTCCAGGGGATTGGGCGCGCCAGTCAGGGTGTAGTTGCGAACACCCAGCGTGGCGGCATCCACTTCAAACACCACGAACTTGCCCCGGACAGTGAATCTGGCACCCAAACCACTCGCGGGAACCGTTGTTTCGGTAAGACCGCTGACAGGCCCGCCCGGAAGCTCGACGGTAAATCCGCCCCCCTCGCAGCCTGCGTCCTTAGCGGCATAAGCCTGCTGGCCCAGCAATCCCGACGACAATGCTGCAAGCGCCAGCAATCCGGCCCTCATCAGGTCAGGCTTCTTTACAGGGAAAGTTGTCGCTGCGGCAGGTGACTCGAATTGGCTGTTCATGTTGCGATCCTCATGTGCTCTGGGAGCGCCAACCAGTCCATACCTGGTCGCCCATAGGGAGCGGCCAGCCAACCAGCACGGCCAACATCTGCAGCGCGATAGCGCAACTGCGGTTCCGCACCATCCTTCCAAACCAGTCAGCATCGTATTTTACGTGGGATTTTTTCCCACGCACTCAGGCTAGTCCCGACTGCCGGAGAGTCAACGACCGAGCGTCGGAGTTTGCAGCCGTCCCTGGGGACGGACGCCCACGAAGCAGCTCCGTCGATGAGTCCTGTTCGGCACCACCATGACGAGTGGTCGCTCAGGGAAAGAGACTGGCTGCTATCGGCTGTGCAAGCAGCCGCTGGCAACCAGTAGCAATCGGCCAAAGGCAGTTGTTTGTCATCGGTCCAGTTCGCTCGAAAACGGACGTTTGCCACTACGGAATTCCGGTATCCCGCAATTGCCCGACCTCCTGGCCAACGACTACACTCCGCGCCATGAACCGGCGCCTTCGCATTCTCCTTGTCCTGCTGATCAGCCTCGCGCTTCCCCTGAGTGGGATGGCGGGCATCGAGGCGCCGACCGAGCCCTGCCCCATGCAGGCCGCTGGCATGAGCCAGATGGCGGACATGGATATGGACTGCTGCCAAGACCACGGCAAGCTGGCCGAACATGGCAAGAAGGCCTGCAAGACGGGGCAGGAATGCAAAACCGGCAGCATGCTCCAGGTTTCCAGCCTGAAACCACCGGTCACCCTGACCGGACCCGTTCTCGCCGACACTTATCCTGCAGCAGTTCCCGACCGCTCCCCTGCCGACCTCTGGCGACCTCCCTGCGCCTGATTCCTCTCCCCGCCTGAACTCCCACCTGCGTCGCTTGCGACGGCGGGCGGGCATGCGCCTATGCGCTGAATATTCAGAGGAATCGTCAGATGACTTCCTTGAGTCCTTGCTCCGGGCTGCCTGTCGCCGCAGCCCTGGCAATGATGCTGTTTGCCTTGCCGAGCCTGGGTGCGTCGCTGTCGCTGGACGACGCGTTGCAATTAGCAGAGCGCAATGCACCGTCGCTGACCGCTCAAGCGGCCAAGCTGGATGCGGCGAAGAATGCCGCGATCCCCGCCGGCGAACTGCCGGACCCCAAGCTCGCCCTGGGCGTGCAGAACGTCCCCATCGAGGGTGAAGACCGCTGGAGCCTGGATCGCGACTTCATGACCATGCAGATGGTCGGTGTGATGCAGGAGATACCCAATAGTGACAAGCGCAAGGCGCGGGTCGAAACGGCCAAGGCCTCGGTGGATCGGGCTGCCGCCGAGGCGGAAGCCGAACGGGTGAAAGTCCGCCGGGAAACCGCCCTGGCCTGGATCGCGACCTACACCGAACAGCGCAAACTCGCGAGATTCGACGACTTCTTCCGGGAGAACCGGCTGCTGGCGGAAACCGTCCAGGCCCGCCTGGCGGGAGGCCGTGGCCAGGCGCTGGACGCGGTTGAGCCCCGGCAGGAAGCGGCCCAACTGGCGGAGCAGCAGGACGACCTGGCGCTGCTGGTGACCCAGGCGCGCGCGGCACTCAAGCGCTGGATTGGCCAAGAGGCCGCCCTGCCCCTTGCCGGCGGCTTTCCGCACTGGCCCATCGACGCATCCAGCTACCTGCACGCCCTGCATCGCCATCCCGAGCTGGCGGCCTACGCACCGATGACACGAGAAGCCGAAGCCCAGGTGCGCGAGGCCGAAGCGGAGAAGAAATCCGACTGGAGCTGGGAGGTGGACTACCAGCGCCGTGGGCGCGAATTCGGCGACATGATGACCGTGCAATTCACCTTCGACCTGCCGCTGTTTTCCAGTATTCGCCAAGACCCCAAGATCGCCGCGCGACGAGCTCAGGTCGGTCAGCTGGAGGCCGAGCGCGAAGCCCTGCTGCGTGAGCATGCCCAGCAACTGGAAACAGACCTGGCGGACTACCAGCGCCTGGATCGGGCAGTGGCCCGCAGCCAGTCCACCCTGGTGCCCCTGGCCGAGGAAAAGGTGGCGCTCGCCCTGGCGGGTTACCGCGCTGGGAATACCGAGCTGGCCAGTGTCATCGCGGCGCGCCGCGAGCTTGTCCAGGCCAGGCTCAAGGAGCTCGACTTGCAAGGCTTGAAAGCACTGGCCGGCGCCCGCCTGTACTTCACCTACGGGGAGGGCCGCCCATGAGCCGCGCAGCCTGGAAGCTACCCGCGCTGATGGGGCTGGTCCTGCTCGTAGGCGCGGCAGGCGGTTACTGGTTTGCCGCCCAGGGGCGTCCGACGGCAGTGTCCGAGGTCGCCGCCCCCACCGCCACCGACGAGCGCCAACCGCTCTACTGGTACGACCCGATGTTCCCGCAGCAGAAGTTCGACAGCCCCGGCAAGTCGCCCTTCATGGACATGCAGCTGGTTCCAAAATTTGCGGATGAAGCGAACGACAGTTCATCTGTCCGCATCGAGCCGGGCATCCAGCAGAACCTCGGTGTGCGCTTGGCCACTGTCACCAAGGGGAAGCTGGAGCAAAGCCTGCAAGTAAGCGGTGTCCTGGCCTTCAATGCGCGCGAGGTGGCACTGGTGCAAGCGCGGGCTGCTGGTTTCGTCGAGCGCACCTACGCCCGCGCGCCTGGCGATCTGATTGCGGCCGGCGAGCCCCTTGCCGACCTGCTGATACCGGAATGGGCCGCCGCCCAGGAAGAGTTTCTCGCGCTGCGCCGCAGTGGCGACCCGGCCATGTCGGCTGCGGCTCGCCAGCGTCTGCGCCTGCTCGGGATGCCGATGGAGCTGATCACTCAGGTCGAGCGCGGCGGCAAGGCCAGGCCGGTCATGACGCTGACCAGCCCCATCAAGGGTGTGATTCGTGAGCTGGACGTGCGCATTGGCATGACCCTGGCGGCCGGCCAGACCCTGGCCCGGATCAACGGCCTGGAAAACGTCTGGCTGGAGGCGGCCATCCCGGAGTCCCAGGCTGGGGCATTGCAAATCGGGCAGACGGTCGAAGCGCGGCTGCCCGCCCTACTCGGCGAGGTGATCCACGGGGCGCTTTCCAGCGTGCTTCCCGAGAGCGACCCGCAAAGCCGTACGCTGCGCGTGCGCATCGAACTGGCCAATCCCGACGGCCGCTTGCGGCCAGGCATGAGCGCCCAGGTTCGGCTGAACCAGCCAAGCCAGGCCGACCTGCTGCTGGTGCCCAGTGAAGCGGTCATTCGCACGGGCAAACGCGCGCTCGTGATGCTCGCGGAAGAAGGCGGTCGCTTCCGCCCGGTTGAAGTCCAGTTGGGCCAGGAGAGCGAGGGTCAGGTGGCGGTGCTCGACGGATTGGCCGCCGGCCAGCAGGTCGTCGCCTCCGGGCAGTTCCTGATCGACTCTGAAGCCAGCCTGCGGGGTATCGAGGCCAGGGCCCTGGGCACGCCGACGACGTCCATTGACCGGCCCACCCTGCATGCAGCCGAGGGCAGCATCGTCGAAGTCGGCGCCCAGGAGCTGACGATTTCCCACGGCCCCTTCAAGACCCTGGGGATGCCCGGCATGACCATGACCTTTCCCCTGGCCAGGCCCGAACTGGCGCGGGGACTGAAAGCCGGTGACCGCATCAGCCTGAAGGTGCGCGAGGGTGATTCCGGCTTGCTGATCGAGCAACTGGAGAAACTGGAGAGCGCGCCATGATCGAGAAGCTGATTCGCTGGTCGGTCGGCAACCGCTTCCTGGTATTGCTCGCCACCCTGTTTGCGCTGGCCTGGGGCATCTGGTCGCTGCGCAGCACGCCCATCGATGCCCTGCCCGACCTCTCCGACGTACAGGTCATCATCCGCACACCCTATCCGGGCCAGGCGCCGCAGATCGTCGAGAACCAGGTCACCTTCCCGTTGACCACCACCATGCTGTCCGTGCCTGGGGCCAAGACCGTCAGGGGCTTCTCGTTCTTCGGCGACAGCTTCGTTTACGTGCTGTTCGAGGACGGTACCGACCTGTATTGGGCGCGTTCGCGAGTACTCGAATACCTGAACCAGGTGCAGGGGCGCCTGCCCGCCGCCGCCAAACCCGCGCTGGGCCCGGACGCCACGGGGGTCGGCTGGATATTCCAGTACGCCCTGGTCGACCGCAGCGGCACCCACGACCTGGCGCAACTGCGGGCGTTGCAGGACTGGTTCCTCAAGTTCGAGCTGAAAACCCTGCCCAACGTGGCCGAAGTCGCCACGGTGGGCGGCATGGTGAGGCAGTACCAGATCCAGGTGGACCCGCTCCGCCTCGCTAACCTGGGCATCACCCAGGGCGACGTGGTCGAGGCCATCGACAAGGCCAACCAGGAAGCCGGTGGCGCCGTGCTGGAACTGGGCGAGGCCGAGTTCATGGTCAGGGCCACCGGCTACCTGAAGAACCTCGCCGACTTCCGTGCCGTGCCGCTGAAGCTCACCCCCGACGGTACGCCCATCACCCTGGGCGATGTGGCAACCATCCAGCTCGGGCCGGAAATGCGCCGGGGCATTGCCGAGCTCGATGGCGAAGGGGAAACCGTTGGCGGCGTGGTGATCCTGCGCAGCGGGAAGAACGCGCGTGACACCATTGCCGCCGTGAAGGCCAAGCTCGACGAGTTGCAGAAGAGCCTTCCCGACGGCGTGGAGCTGGTCATCACCTACGACCGCAGCCAACTGATCGAGCGGGCGGTGCGCAACCTCAGCCAGAAGCTGATCGAGGAGTTCATCGTGGTCGCCCTGGTCTGCGCCGCGTTCCTCTGGCACCTGCGCTCGTCCATGGTGGCCATCGTCTCGTTGCCGGTGGGTGTACTGATCGCGTTCGCCGTCATGCGCTACCAGGGCATCAACGCCAACATCATGTCGCTGGGCGGGATCGCCATTGCCATAGGCGCCATGGTCGACGCCGCCGTCGTGATGATCGAGAACGCCCACAAGCGCGTCGAGGCCTGGAACGCCAGCCATCCCGGCGAAACCCTGCGCGGCGAACAGCACTGGCGGGTAATGACCGATGCGGCGGTCGAGGTCGGCCCCGCGTTGTTCTTCAGCCTGATGATCATCACCCTGTCGTTCATCCCGGTGTTCACCCTGGAGGCCCAGGAGGGCCGCCTGTTCGGCCCACTGGCATTCACCAAGACCTACGCGATGGCGGCCGCCGCGGGTTTGTCGGTGACGCTGATTCCGGTGTTGATGGGTTACTGGATACGTGGACGACTGCCAGCCGAGCAGCGCAATCCGCTCAACCGTGGGCTGATTCGCCTGTACCAGCCGGCCCTGGATGCCGTGCTGCGGCATCCCCGGGCAACCCTGGTAGTCGCGCTGCTGGCATTCCTGACCACGCTTTGGCCGGTGTCGCGGCTGGGTGGCGAGTTCCTGCCACCGCTGGAAGAGGGCGACCTGCTCTACATGCCCTCCGCCCTGCCCGGCCTCTCCGCGCAGAAAGCCTCGGAGCTGTTGCAGCAAACCGACCGGCTGATCAGGACTGTCCCGGAAGTGGCGGGCGTGTTCGGCAAGGCCGGACGCGCCGAGTCGGCCACCGACCCGGCGCCCCTGGAGATGTTCGAGACCACCGTCCGCTTCAAGCCCAAGGATCAATGGCGAGCCGGAATGACCAGCGACAAGCTGGTGGAAGAGCTGGATCGCGTGGTCAAGGTACCGGGCCTGACCAATATCTGGATTCCGCCGATTCGCAACCGGATCGACATGCTGGCGACGGGCATCAAGAGCCCCATCGGGGTAAAGGTCGCCGGGACCAATCTCGCCGAGATCGACCAGGTGACCCAAGCCGTCGAGCATGCCGCCCGGTCGGTGCCCGGCGTGACCTCGGCCCTTGCCGAGCGCCTGACCGGCGGACGCTACATAGATATCGACATCGATCGCCAGGCTGCCGCGCGCTACGGGATGAACATCGCCGACGTGCAAGCCATAGTCGCCAGCGCCATTGGCGGCGAGAACATCGGCGAGACCGTGGAGGGGCTGGCGCGCTATCCCATCAACCTGCGCTACCCCCGTGAGTGGCGGGACTCGGTCGATGCCCTGGAGCGGCTGCCCATCTATACCACCCAGGGCGGCCAGATCACCCTTGGCACGGTGGCGCGGGTCCGGATCACCGATGGACCGCCCATGCTCAAGAGCGAAAACGCGCGCCCTTCGGGTTGGGTGTACATCGACGTTCGCGGGCGAGACCTGGCCTCGGTGGTGGCGGATCTGCGTCAGGCCGTCAAGGCCTCGGTGACACTGGCGCCCGGCATGAGCCTCAGCTACTCCGGGCAGTTCGAATTCCTGGAGCGGGCCAATGCCCGCCTGAAGCTGGTGGTGCCGGCCACATTGGCGATCATCTTCGTCCTCCTCTACCTCACCTTCGGCCGCTTCGACGAGG is a genomic window of Pseudomonas resinovorans NBRC 106553 containing:
- a CDS encoding DMT family transporter, yielding MSDSPAKQLSTVGIAAAMFAALTWSMNFVSPLLIGDYSIFDLAACRFIISGVIGAVILVVHRRSWRSLTPKDWLVAAGLGFIGYVGYFLAVVLAATYAGPVIAPAFLGLVPVALAISGNIHGGISWRRLLVPFALAALGLLLVNGQGIAQSEGAPPLHLVFGISASLAAVALWIWFGLANQRALKKRAGMNAWVWTAMMMIGGGFQTLVLIPVGAGLELFNAPMLGYGVGALGHLYLPAFLLAAVASIGGAWAWTIASQRLPITLASQLISMEVVFATCLGLLFHLRWPTPLEALGIALIVVGVVKAIGAFHGNQGRAGGDGVGVKPPTQKRRQAVAGCDPA
- a CDS encoding PaaI family thioesterase, encoding MKTTSQSMHQLLEQVIAATPFARLMGARIRDIGNGIAELEVDVKPELMHQHHGFVHGAVIGFMADSACAWAAASVAGDVVTAEYKLNLLAPAKGERLWARGRVLKGGGRTLVVQAEVFAVEHGQEKQVAVALASIAKVGQA
- a CDS encoding PaaI family thioesterase; amino-acid sequence: MSVPEGFQPLLRSSPLLDLLGPFYSRRDEQQRLVVAVRVEGKHCNHGGTAHGGLLGTLADVGLGYAMAFSREPPQPMVTVGLRLDFCAAARVGDWLEVHTEIDKVGQRMAFASARIRVGERLVASASGVFHLP
- a CDS encoding TetR/AcrR family transcriptional regulator, producing the protein MPKKSNTAERIVRATAALLASRGYAGTGLNDIIARAKAPKGSLYHYFPAGKPQIASAAIHFVGREVGDFLDQAGGQAPHGRNVLRRFTATLRGWLEDSQFAEACPVFSTTLSIDAELAPVHAECRQVLQAWHASIERALLADGLEAAPAAARAWLVLAALEGAVAIARAEQSLRALSAIETELQALLPA
- a CDS encoding TolC family protein gives rise to the protein MTSLSPCSGLPVAAALAMMLFALPSLGASLSLDDALQLAERNAPSLTAQAAKLDAAKNAAIPAGELPDPKLALGVQNVPIEGEDRWSLDRDFMTMQMVGVMQEIPNSDKRKARVETAKASVDRAAAEAEAERVKVRRETALAWIATYTEQRKLARFDDFFRENRLLAETVQARLAGGRGQALDAVEPRQEAAQLAEQQDDLALLVTQARAALKRWIGQEAALPLAGGFPHWPIDASSYLHALHRHPELAAYAPMTREAEAQVREAEAEKKSDWSWEVDYQRRGREFGDMMTVQFTFDLPLFSSIRQDPKIAARRAQVGQLEAEREALLREHAQQLETDLADYQRLDRAVARSQSTLVPLAEEKVALALAGYRAGNTELASVIAARRELVQARLKELDLQGLKALAGARLYFTYGEGRP
- a CDS encoding efflux RND transporter periplasmic adaptor subunit is translated as MSRAAWKLPALMGLVLLVGAAGGYWFAAQGRPTAVSEVAAPTATDERQPLYWYDPMFPQQKFDSPGKSPFMDMQLVPKFADEANDSSSVRIEPGIQQNLGVRLATVTKGKLEQSLQVSGVLAFNAREVALVQARAAGFVERTYARAPGDLIAAGEPLADLLIPEWAAAQEEFLALRRSGDPAMSAAARQRLRLLGMPMELITQVERGGKARPVMTLTSPIKGVIRELDVRIGMTLAAGQTLARINGLENVWLEAAIPESQAGALQIGQTVEARLPALLGEVIHGALSSVLPESDPQSRTLRVRIELANPDGRLRPGMSAQVRLNQPSQADLLLVPSEAVIRTGKRALVMLAEEGGRFRPVEVQLGQESEGQVAVLDGLAAGQQVVASGQFLIDSEASLRGIEARALGTPTTSIDRPTLHAAEGSIVEVGAQELTISHGPFKTLGMPGMTMTFPLARPELARGLKAGDRISLKVREGDSGLLIEQLEKLESAP
- a CDS encoding efflux RND transporter permease subunit; the protein is MIEKLIRWSVGNRFLVLLATLFALAWGIWSLRSTPIDALPDLSDVQVIIRTPYPGQAPQIVENQVTFPLTTTMLSVPGAKTVRGFSFFGDSFVYVLFEDGTDLYWARSRVLEYLNQVQGRLPAAAKPALGPDATGVGWIFQYALVDRSGTHDLAQLRALQDWFLKFELKTLPNVAEVATVGGMVRQYQIQVDPLRLANLGITQGDVVEAIDKANQEAGGAVLELGEAEFMVRATGYLKNLADFRAVPLKLTPDGTPITLGDVATIQLGPEMRRGIAELDGEGETVGGVVILRSGKNARDTIAAVKAKLDELQKSLPDGVELVITYDRSQLIERAVRNLSQKLIEEFIVVALVCAAFLWHLRSSMVAIVSLPVGVLIAFAVMRYQGINANIMSLGGIAIAIGAMVDAAVVMIENAHKRVEAWNASHPGETLRGEQHWRVMTDAAVEVGPALFFSLMIITLSFIPVFTLEAQEGRLFGPLAFTKTYAMAAAAGLSVTLIPVLMGYWIRGRLPAEQRNPLNRGLIRLYQPALDAVLRHPRATLVVALLAFLTTLWPVSRLGGEFLPPLEEGDLLYMPSALPGLSAQKASELLQQTDRLIRTVPEVAGVFGKAGRAESATDPAPLEMFETTVRFKPKDQWRAGMTSDKLVEELDRVVKVPGLTNIWIPPIRNRIDMLATGIKSPIGVKVAGTNLAEIDQVTQAVEHAARSVPGVTSALAERLTGGRYIDIDIDRQAAARYGMNIADVQAIVASAIGGENIGETVEGLARYPINLRYPREWRDSVDALERLPIYTTQGGQITLGTVARVRITDGPPMLKSENARPSGWVYIDVRGRDLASVVADLRQAVKASVTLAPGMSLSYSGQFEFLERANARLKLVVPATLAIIFVLLYLTFGRFDEALLIMATLPFALTGGVWFLYLMGFNLSAATGVGFIALAGVAAEFGVIMLLYLKNAWTETQDAGHTTNEDLRGAIREGAVQRVRPKAMTVAVIIAGLLPILWSGGTGSEVMSRIAVPMVGGMITAPLLSLFVIPAAYWLMRRRTQPHPISQTTLGDAS